In the genome of Amphiura filiformis chromosome 4, Afil_fr2py, whole genome shotgun sequence, one region contains:
- the LOC140151095 gene encoding LOW QUALITY PROTEIN: transmembrane protein 198-like (The sequence of the model RefSeq protein was modified relative to this genomic sequence to represent the inferred CDS: inserted 1 base in 1 codon): MCFIFGIIFNIFGYRCFKAVMFLTGFILASVVIFLICEEESDLKTGANAGIALGIGLLCGLITMLVHFFGLFMTGFCMGLFVTIATLVILNQFYAVTIIWIPIGIAFGCGAISGLLTLKWQKQLVIVATSIIGGXTIITSVDYFVELFRVVRYIYNLFRLEESDTLCWYSWLILCVWPLISIIGMILQFKVTSKGYNHKEVIKRPPKTKKRVELQKIRQRETRAERLAKYQDLYKVRRCNGDVVSASYLQSIQDHLSPELQRIASITHIPPEPDIPAVPAHQNEQTTTLLDDYYEDELQSPQTQLPTMTTTSTLTSLDQQQYTKIPDTSDQIITDV, encoded by the exons GTTATCGTTGTTTCAAGGCTGTTATGTTTCTCACCGGTTTTATACTGGCCTCCGTTGTTATATTTCTTATATGTGAGGAAGAAAGCGACCTCAAGACTGGTGCCAACGCCGGAATAGCActtggtataggcctactgtgtgGCCTTATCACAATGCTGGTGCATTTCTTTGGACTCTTTATGACAGGGTTTTGTATGGGACTCTTCGTAACCATAGCAACATTAGTAATTCTAAATCAATTTTACGCAGTGACTATCATATGGATACCCATTGGTATCGCATTTGGATGCGGCGCCATCAGCGGTTTATTAACTTTAAAATGGCAGAAACAGCTTGTCATCGTAGCCACTTCGATTATCGGAG CCACAATCATAACCAGTGTGGACTACTTTGTAGAACTATTCCGTGTGGTGAGATATATATACAACCTATTCCGTCTGGAGGAATCAGATACTTTGTGTTGGTATAGTTGGTTGATTTTATGCGtgtggccattgatttcaataatAGGAATGATACTGCAGTTTAAAGTCACATCCAAAGGATATAATCATAAAGAAG TTATAAAAAGACCACCCAAGACCAAGAAGAGAGTAGAATTGCAGAAGATTCGTCAACGAGAGACGCGAGCAGAGCGACTAGCCAAATATCAGGACCTCTACAAAGTGCGCAGATGTAACGGTGATGTGGTATCTGCA aGCTATCTCCAGAGTATTCAGGACCACTTATCGCCAGAATTGCAGCGTATCGCCTCCATCACACACATCCCGCCAGAGCCAGATATACCAGCCGTACCAGCTCATCAGAACGAACAAACAACCACGTTATTAGATGATTATTATGAGGACGAGCTGCAATCCCCGCAAACTCAACTCCCTACCATGACCACTACCAGCACGTTAACATCATTGGACCAACAACAGTACACAAAGATACCAGACACTTCAGATCAGATTATTACGGATGTGTAG